From Harpia harpyja isolate bHarHar1 chromosome 21, bHarHar1 primary haplotype, whole genome shotgun sequence, one genomic window encodes:
- the GGA2 gene encoding ADP-ribosylation factor-binding protein GGA2 produces the protein MAGTGELEQWLNKATDPSIPEENWECIQRFCDQVNADTEGPSLALRLLAHKIQSPQEMEALHALTVLETCVNNCGERFHNEIAKFRFLNELIKVLSPKYCGTWSSEKVKSRVTEVIFSWTVWFPQEVKIRDAYQMLKKQGIVKEDPKLPEDKILPPPSPRPQNSIFDTDEEKSKLLARLLKSNHSEDLQAANRLIKSMIKEEQEKSAKVSRRVNTISEVSENVKRMDELLENYKRQELSKSDQESLQTLFQRCEKLRPLLFRLASETVDDDEALAEILQANDKLTQALGQYRQVVARHENGDGGGSATSSADAAACQPTPRRMKSYTLIDFSELEATSQSPTDQFANITTASQHSSTTSTCLLDEELKSLGLSNSPVAQKPPPDFGLAEADVHNGYGEIVSAVQTLGLQESWEDSCSEKNAFRGLADRLSPPSRTKTLSLDLSPMKLPFPDLPNSSMADTSFSSLGYELKPAASLHPASYDASLENLFVPLISITPSSICPLTVYDRNGFKAMLHFSRDRAPGRPDVLVMVLSMLSTSAQPIKDIAFQAAVPKTMKIKLQPASGTELPAFSPLLPPAVVSQVLLLANPRKDPIRLRYKLAFTQGVQPFSEVGEVTGFPEAELWGRS, from the exons CCCATCGCTTGCACTGAGGCTGCTGGCGCATAAAATACAGTCACCTCAGGAGATGGAAGCTCTCCATGCTCTCACA gtgCTAGAGACCTGTGTGAATAACTGTGGCGAAAGATTTCATAATGAAATAGCAAAATTCAGGTTTCTGAATGAGCTGATTAAAGTGCTTTCCCCAAAG tactGTGGAACCTGGTCTTCAGAAAAAGTAAAGTCAAGAGTCACAGAAGTAATATTCAGTTGGACAGTCTGGTTTCCTCAGGAAGTTAAAATCCGGGACGCTTATCAGATGCTAAAGAAACAAG GGATTGTAAAAGAAGACCCCAAACTGCCAGAAGACAAAATTTTACCTCCCCCTTCTCCGAGACCTCAGAATTCTATTTTTGACACAGATGAAGAGAAGTCCAAG CTCTTAGCAAGGCTTTTAAAGAGCAACCACTCTGAAGACCTGCAGGCTGCCAACCGTCTGATCAAGAGCATGATTAAAGAG gaacaagaaaagtcAGCTAAGGTGTCCAGAAGAGTGAATACCATCAGTGAGGTTTCTGAGAATGTGAAACGTATGGACGAATTACTGGAAAATTACAAGAGACAAGAATTATCCAAATCTGACCAGGAGTCCCTACAG ACTCTGTTTCAACGCTGTGAGAAGCTCAGGCCACTGCTCTTTCGCCTTGCCAGTGAGACAGTTGATGATGATGAGGCTCTAG CTGAGATACTGCAGGCCAATGACAAACTCACACAGGCGCTCGGGCAGTACAGGCAGGTTGTAGCCAGGCATGAAAATGGTGACGGAGGAGGTTCAGCCACCAGTTCTGCTGATGCAGCAG CATGCCAGCCAACTCCAAGACGCATGAAGAGCTATACACTGATTGACTTCTCTGAACTGGAGGCGACATCCCAGTCTCCTACAGACCAATTTGCAAACATAACCACtgcctcccagcacagcagcacaacCTCTACCTGTCTGCTCGATGAGGAGTTAAAGTCATTAG GTCTCAGCAACTCTCCTGTTGCACAGAAACCACCACCTGATTTTGGATTAGCAGAG GCTGATGTACACAATGGATATGGTGAAATTGTAAGTGCTGTTCAAACActgggactgcaggagagctgggaAGACAGCTGTTCGGAGAAGAATGCATTTCGGGGCCTGGCTGATCGGCTCTCTCCACCATCCAGGACCAAGACATTATCCTT ggATTTATCACCCATGAAATTGCCCTTTCCAGATCTTCCAAATAGCTCAATGGCAGATACTTCATTCTCCAGCCTAGGCTACGAGCTGAAGCCTGCTGCCTCTTTGCATCCAGCTTCCTATGATGCTTCTCTAGAAAACCTTTTTGTCCCTTTAATTTCAATTACACCGA GCAGTATCTGTCCACTTACTGTGTACGACAGGAATGGTTTCAAGGCTATGCTCCACTTCTCCAGAGACCGGGCTCCTGGCCGACCAGATGTGCTGGTGATGGTTCTTTCCATGCTGAGCACATCAGCTCAACCAATTAAGGACATAGCATTCCAGGCTGCAGTCCCGAAG accATGAAAATAAAGTTACAACCAGCATCCGGTACTGAGCTGCCCGCCTTCAGTCCTCTCCTCCCCCCTGCAGTGGTATCCCAGGTCCTGCTGCTTGCCAATCCACGCAAG GATCCCATCCGACTGAGATACAAACTAGCGTTCACGCAAGGCGTGCAGCCCTTCAGTGAGGTGGGAGAGGTGACTGGCTTCCCAGAAGCAGAGCTCTGGGGCAGGAGCTGA